The Nocardioides marmorisolisilvae genomic interval CCGGGGTGCCGTGCGCCCGGGCGCCGGCTGCGGTGAGGAGCGCGACGCTGGAGGCGAGCTCCTCGCGGCAGTCCTGGAGGAGCTCCTTCTGCAGCTCCTCGACGCCCTCGTTGGAGATCGCCATCGCCGGCGCCGCCATCACCTCGCCGGCTCCCAGCGCACCGATGCCGCTCTCGATGCGCGCTGCGGCGTTCTCGACCGGAAGCAGCAGGTGGTAGCAGACCTGCTCCTCGACCTGCTCGTGCAGGGAGTAGACCTGCCTCGCATCGATCTCGGACAGTCCTTGCTCGATCAGCAGAACCACGTCGTAGGTGCTCATCGTCGCCTCCCGGAGGCCGGCTCGTCGCTGACACCCAACACTCTAGTCAGGTCGTAGCTCACCGGCTCCTCCAACTGCTCGTAGCCGCACGACTCCGGGTCGCGGTCGGGGCGCCAGCGCTTGAACTGGGCGGTGTGCCGGAAGCGCCTGCCCTCCATGTGCTCGTAGCCGACCTCGAGCACGCGCTCGGGCCGCAGCGGGGTGAAGGAGAGATCCTTGCCCGCGCTCCAGCGACTCTGGGTGCCCGGGACCCGGTCCGGGTTGGCGATGGCCCACTCCTTCCACTCGCCCCAGGGGTGCTCCTCGATCGGGCACACCAGCGGCTGCAGCTCGTCGTACAGCTCGGCACGACGCTTGTCGGTGAAGCTGGCCGCCACCCCGACGTGCTGCAGTCGGTCGCCGTCGTACAGGCCGAGCAGCATCGACCCGAGCAGTGGCCGTTCCTCCGTCGAGGTCTTGTGCAGCCGGTAGCCGGCCAGTACCACGTCGGCGGTGCGGGCGTGCTTGATCTTGAGCATCGACCGCACGTTCGGCTGGTACGGCGCCGCCAGCGGCTTGGCGACGACGCCGTCGAGCCCGGCACCCTCGAACTGGTCGAACCACTGCTCGGCCTCGGCCGGGTCGTCGGTCGTCCGGGTCAGGTAGCACGGCCCGTCGAGGCCCGCGAGCGCCTCCTCCAGGGCGGCCCGTCGCTCGGCGAACGGTCGGGCCATCAGGTCCTCGTCGCCGAGGGCGAGCAGGTCGAACGCGACGAAGCTGGCCGGGGTCTGCTCGGCGAGCAGGTTGATCCGCGATGCGGCGGGGTGGATCCGCTCCTGCAGCACCTCGAACTCGAGCCGACCTCGGCCGCCGTCCGGGGTCAGCGCCACGAACAGCTCGCCGTCGAGCACGCACTTGTCCGGGAGCTGAGCGCGCATCGCCGCCACCACCTCGGGGAAGTAGCGCGTCAGCGGCTTGGTGTTGCGGGAGGCCAGCTCGACGTCGTCGCCGTCCTTGAAGACCAGGCAGCGGAACCCGTCCCACTTGGGCTCGAAGGACAGACCGCCGGGGAACTTCGCCGGGTCCGGGATTCCCTTGACCGACTTGGCGAGCATCGGACGGACCGGTGGCGTCACGGGCAGCATGGGCCAACCCTATGCATAGGCTTCGGCCCATGGCACCGATCAGCGAGCTGCTCCGCCTCGCGCCGGGAACCCGGCTGGCGGAGGTCGATCCGCACGGCAAGCCGGGCTTCGACGGTGCCAAGTCCGCCGGGAAGCGTGCTCTGCCGGCGATGGGCACCGAGCTGGCTGATCTGTCCGAGAAGCTGTTCGCTGAGGCGTACACCGGTGCCGATAGAGCCGGTCGCAGGGTGCTGCTGGTCCTGCAGGGGATGGACACCTCCGGCAAGGGCGGGGTGGTCTCGCACACCGTCGGTCTGTTGGGCCCCGAGAGCGTGCACCTGACGTCGTTCAAGAAGCCGACCGAGGAGGAGCTCGCCCACGACTTCCTGTGGCGGGTGGAGAAGGAGCTCCCAGAACGTGGGACGGTCGGCATCTTCGACCGCTCCCACTATGAGGACGTGCTCGTCGCCCGGGTGCACAGGCTGGTGGACGCGGCGGAGATCGAGCGCCGCTACGACGCGATCAACGACTTCGAGAGGCGGATCGCTGAGTCCGGCACCGCCGTCGTCAAGTGCATGCTGCACATCTCACCCGAGGAGCAGCGCAAGCGGTTGCTGGCCCGGCTGGACGAGCCGACCAAGCAGTGGAAGTTCAAGCCCGGCGACGTCGATGAACGCAGGCTCTGGCCGGCGTACCAGCAGGCCTACGAGCTGGCGCTCGAGCGGTGCAACACCGACGTCGCGCCCTGGTACGTCGTACCGAGCGACCGGAAGTGGTA includes:
- a CDS encoding ATP-dependent DNA ligase, whose translation is MLPVTPPVRPMLAKSVKGIPDPAKFPGGLSFEPKWDGFRCLVFKDGDDVELASRNTKPLTRYFPEVVAAMRAQLPDKCVLDGELFVALTPDGGRGRLEFEVLQERIHPAASRINLLAEQTPASFVAFDLLALGDEDLMARPFAERRAALEEALAGLDGPCYLTRTTDDPAEAEQWFDQFEGAGLDGVVAKPLAAPYQPNVRSMLKIKHARTADVVLAGYRLHKTSTEERPLLGSMLLGLYDGDRLQHVGVAASFTDKRRAELYDELQPLVCPIEEHPWGEWKEWAIANPDRVPGTQSRWSAGKDLSFTPLRPERVLEVGYEHMEGRRFRHTAQFKRWRPDRDPESCGYEQLEEPVSYDLTRVLGVSDEPASGRRR
- a CDS encoding PPK2 family polyphosphate kinase; translated protein: MAPISELLRLAPGTRLAEVDPHGKPGFDGAKSAGKRALPAMGTELADLSEKLFAEAYTGADRAGRRVLLVLQGMDTSGKGGVVSHTVGLLGPESVHLTSFKKPTEEELAHDFLWRVEKELPERGTVGIFDRSHYEDVLVARVHRLVDAAEIERRYDAINDFERRIAESGTAVVKCMLHISPEEQRKRLLARLDEPTKQWKFKPGDVDERRLWPAYQQAYELALERCNTDVAPWYVVPSDRKWYRNWAIGMLLLETLRGMGLSWPAPDYDVAAQRARLQDRAL